The following is a genomic window from Acipenser ruthenus chromosome 19, fAciRut3.2 maternal haplotype, whole genome shotgun sequence.
gtatgtcttagaatggcccagtcaaagcccagacctcaatccgattgagaatctgtggcaagacttgaaaattgctgttcaccaatggtccccatccaacttagcagagcttgagcaattttgccaagaagaatgggcaaaaattgcaggatccagatgtgcaaagctggtagagacttacccaaaaagactcacagctgtaattgctgccaaaggtgcttctaccaagtattgactcaggggggtgaatacttatgcaaccaacaaatgtctttttttgtttaattaacttttgtgtcacaataaaaaatattttgcaccttcaaagtgttaagtatgttgtgtaaatcaaatggtaaaaataccaattaaatccattttaattccaggttgtaacactacaaaatgtggaaaagtccaaggggggtgaatacttatgcaaggcactgtatactgtatactgtgtgtacGTGTGAATTAATAtcatcctttccactgtaattaagtTACATGAGTTAGTTAAACACCAGCAAAAAATGGCcgttttaagaaagattttttctCTAGCTTGTTGACTGtaccatgttaacagctgtccccagtggtgggaatgtgtaatTTCAAGGTGAAATTTGTGCAAAAcgggcatgtcacccatattgattggctcacggccatgtttgttgatgtaggacaTATTTCTGactaacttttttagaggacagtacaaagataacgtatacccaagatgcatgtcaatcagccaaagggctctgagcagttgttgtttaagtgttttatgcAAAATCCAACATGACTGCCACACAATGTGactgatccatttttccttaagtagaatcaatcgtggggtgaatacttatgcaaggcactgtaccatgCAAGTAAAATTCATAAATGAACTGCATAGTATGACACTCGAAATAAAGCAGTGCCAAATCTAACTTTGCAGCAATAATTTGATTTGCTTGAAGCAGCTGGCTACTCCAAGGAAACCTGTCGGGCTTTAACTTATCTGATTCATTTATTGCATTGATTACAAAATGAATTGATAACTAACAAGCTTACCATTCAAATATAAATAGCCAGTATGTTTATTTCAAATGATTATATGAAGTTCTGGTGGGCTCATTTTGAGTACTATTTTTAGGCGTGACCCAGCCAACATCAAATGGGGCGATGCTGGAGCTGTCTATGTAGTGGAATCCACTGGCGTGTTCACCACCATGGAGAAAGCTTCTGTAAGTATCCCTCCCAGTTCAGTGCAGACACTTGCAAAACAAGTGCAGCTGCTGCTAATGGATTCTGATGGGGTTGTGACTTCTGATGATCACACCGGCTGTATGCAGTACTGGTCATTCAGTTGCTTTATTGCTTTCAGTCAAACTAATTTTGAatgctttaaaaatgcagtattcAAAACTTGCCTGCCTCAGGAGGTCAATCACTGAGATCCTTAAAGACCCAGCTTGACAGCTGAAGACCAAGACTAGCACTGGTCTGAATAGCTGCCTCTAGGTTGTACATTTTCTTGTCATTGTCAAGTCGTGTAAGCAGAGAGACTGACTGTTGTGTGTCTGGAATCCTCAGACTCACCTGAAGGGTGGGGCTATGCATGTTATCATCTCCGTCCCCAGTGCCAACGCCCCCATGTTTGTGGTCGGTGTCAATCACGAGACGTACGACAAGTCGCTCAAGATTGTCAGGTAAGAACCCTGAGAGCAGGACTTATTCAATCCACTTTGACACCAGAACAAAAGGCTTTCACCAGATACTTCCCAGAATGCTTTTAACATGATATTAATTGCCATCGCCTCTTTTTAAAGTTTCTCTTTTCCAAATTAAGAGAAACCAAACTATTTACAGTTTCATAGACCACTATCAAACCCTATTGCAAGTTGATACCAGTTATTTAGTAATTGTTCCACATCTTGTATTTGAATCCTGCAATCTCTTTTATTGATCTCTCCTCTGTCCCTTGCTTCAGCAATGCCTCTTGCACCACTAACTGCCTGGCTCCCCTGGCTAAAGTGATCAATGACAATTTCACCATTGTTGAGGGTCTCATGGTAAGCGTGGCTCATCTGAATTCTGTTTAGACACTTTGTTTTATGAGGGCACATTGCTGCTGATGCTTGAGAGTTGTGAGTGGACCTGTACAAGCAGCTCCAGCACCTCAGGTGATTGGAACATTTTAGGGAGGCGTTTGATCCTCGCCAAAAACTATTTTAGTTAGTTAAGTGCTGTTAATTTGTATGACCCGCCACATTAAGTCTTCCAGTACAGTGAGATCAGACTATAGACCCATTTCTAGTGTTTGATCACGTTGCTTTCAAGATCAAACTAACTTAAGGGAGCAGTAACTCCGCACAAGCCTTGTCTCAATTGGGCATTTTATTTAGCGCAGTGGCTTGGATTCCCCAGCTCTGTCTTGTCTGTGTGTAAGTGGATATTTCTCTGCCTTCCTCCAGTTCTGCCTTGTTTAACACTGTTCTGTGTCCTAGACCACAGTCCACGCCTACACAGCCACCCAGAAGACCGTGGACGGCCCCTCCGGTAAGCTGCGGAGAGACAGCAGAGGCGCACACCAGAACATCATTCCAGCCAGCACTGGCGCTGCCAATGCTGTGTCCAAGATCATCCATGAGCTCAACGGGTCAGTAATACACATAGCATCAGTACCCCACATCTACACACTGATGGGTTGTAACAGAAATACTAAACACACACTTGCTGTCCTCCCTAAGTTCATCGGGCCAGTAACAACTAGCCAAGGAACGGGTCGGTACCAGAAACACACCAGCATCCCtgagctctgtgtgtctgtaccAGATCACCCCTCCCCACACTATCCCTGAGATCAGTGGGTCAGTAGCACACGTGGTCATCCCAGCGCTGCACTCTCCACACAcggattaaaatgtgtttgttctgACCAGAAGTCTGCCAAATTCACAAAACATAAAGTCTAGTTgtatgtggggttttttttttgtgtgtgtgtgtgtgtgtgatgtctcCTTGTTAGTACAGCAGAAACTGGACCATCAAGTCTTGACCCTCGTTCTGTCTCTGCAGCAAGCTGACTGGAATGGCTTTCCGTGTTCCCACTCCCAAcgttgtgttgttgttgtgtatCTGACCTGCCGTATTGAGAAACCAGTAAGTGCCACACACAAGGAACGCATACAGACTTGTATCTATGTCCATTTCTAGTATAATGCATCAAAACTGCAGAGCTTTCTTTTGGCTAGACTTTTTATAAAGAGTATGGTACCTCTCCAATTAGGAGACAAGACATTATGGAAATTCTATAGTGTGCCATGTACCCTATCTGGTGGTTTGTGTGTCTTGTATAGCAAGTGTCAGGCAGAGTATTTGGAAGCTTGCCCTTAACTAGTGCTGTTGCAGGATGTCCAGAAATACTACCTAATACTTTGACATTGTTGCTGTTGTTACTGATGGCTTGTTTCCCTGCTAGGCCAAGTATGAAGACATCAAGAAGGTTGTCAAGGCAGCAGCTGAAGGACCCATGAAGGGAATTATTGGATACACAGAAGACCAGGTTGGTGCCTGTTGTGAATACACACTAGTTTCCATGCAGGAAAGAAGAGGCTGTGTTTTAAAGCATGTGCAATTGATCCTGCACTGCATGTCCACTATCACTATTGGATTCATGCAATATTTTCAAACTACCTCCCGATTTGGTAATTTAATAGAAGCGCAGAGATCACCAGCCTATTCCTGGGTGCAGCCATATTCTCAAGGTGCATGAAGTTTAAAACCGTTCCTTTTGACACTGATGTGGAATCTGCTCTATTGTTCTGATACTAATTGGGTGGCAagtcatttttatataaaaaaacggTCACATGGTGAGTGTCCTGCCCTCCTTGTGCCTCCTCCGTCATGAACTGGTTCTGTAGCACTACTGAAACATGGGCACTACTTTGACTTCAAGTTTCTTAAGTTCATTCCCAGATCTTTGGTAAACGTCATTTACACTTGATACATTCATACTAACAACATAACTGCCCCATGGCTTCCTTAAGTATGCCAACTAAGGCTGCTTTTAAAGTCCATATCTTACCTTTTCCCTGCTGGGAAGAATATCCCTGGTATTGCTACATTGACTTTTCGCTGCCAATCACggctttttaaaaaagatataaatGTATCCAGTGTTTTTATAAGCCTTTCTAATCCAGCAGTTTGTGTATAGACAAATAACTTGGAACCAGATTCACAGCTGAGCAAAATCATTGTTGTCATCTCTGACCCAATTAGTGCTCCTATAGTTTTGTAGTGGTgtgtccctgtggcaatgtgccccgcccctgtgtgcatttgtgtgttatgtgttgcgtgttgcgtgtgtaaatgttggtgtatagtcattggtacacgggatataaacgggtctgtgtttcacgtgttagttaaaattgtataattatatttaggcacgggattgcatgtgcatttaaagtatgtaataatatgtgagcacggggttgcacagaattaattcacgtgctgggattcaagtgaataattaattagtaattgaatcccagcacaacagtatatatagatgcacgtttctttcactcggggttgtgtgttcacggcgaaggaacgggagagagtgaggagataatcaatagagaagcaattgctacgtggtacgtgtttgtttagtgttcgtccctgtgtgtcagtgtctgttcgttttgtttatctgtttattttggcgtaagtgccgtgtcctgttttgttttatcaaaccttttattttctgttctgtctgttaattattaaatgctgagcaaaagcattcgctcagctccaccaaactctacctctcgttttgtttatttatttcctgcttctggtctgatgccacccactcctgccgtctttgtgacagtcccccATAACTGTCACACCCTGGCTATGTGCAGTGCTATGacccgtgtgtgtgtctctctctgcaggTATGACAATGAGTTTGGCTACAGCAACAGAGTCATGGACCTACATGGCTTCAAAGGAATAGAACTTTCTAACATCCTCCCTGTTACAGCCCAACCCTCAGTGTGTAACAATTGGATAGAAAAAACAATGATGCACAATAAAGTCCTCCAGTGACATcaaacacagatttttattttcactgtgcatttcaatctgtatttaatttaaCACCCCTGTGAGTGCTGACACACACGGGAGGCAGAAGGTTTATTTGCAACACCGAACTGGTTCCCAGTtctattaggcttccaagccaaaggctgggaagcctattgttattgctgtgtttattattattattattattattattattattattattattattattattattattattattattctttctaCCGAAACCTCATCGCAGAAACAAAAAATCAGGTTTGTAGGTAGGTGGCTATGTGCAGATAACAGGTTAGGCGTCCAatcttgcgcaagtcacatggtttggcagtcatattggattttgcaaattttttaaaaatgcctatgcttcggaaaccgcttactctagagttctgaaaattgctatacatgttgagggatagtccttgatgaactgttgttaatatgaagctgattgtgccaaaccacataaccattctcaaaattcaaacatcttcttctctgaaaccgcttatccgattgaaacaaaaattggaataaaacatctcagtatggtcatctgttacgcttgttcaaaggaagttgctactgtgacaATCGTGGCGTCCacactgcatgacatcatcaacacacgcaactggctataaaaccgcctatgctgcaccaaaatgcacgaaatttcacacagatgtagaggactatgggatgttgtgccatggtcaatatggcagccttaggtcacatggtgtggcagccatcttagaagTAATGATATTTTTTGTGCAATTTTCAAATGTCTTGTTCTCATCAACGGTAAACattacagctgtgaaaaaatTTGTACGTAGTGctctcatgtccacgattgattctactaaAGGAAAAattgatcggtcacatggtgtggcagctatgtaggattttgcgtaaaacacttaaacaacaatTCCTAATGAGCCTTTTGGCTTATTGACTTGAATCATgagtatacgttatctttgtactgtcctttAAACAAGTtattcaggaaaagttcctatTTGAACAAACATGGCTGCCATGAACCAATCaaactgcatgacatcatcaacatacgtaactggctataaaactgactatgctgcaccaaaatgcacgaaaatgactatgggatgttgtgccatggtcaatatggcagccattggtcacatggtgtggcagccatcttagatttaatgaaaattttgcccaatttgcaaaaatgctgttatcatgaacggtaaatagcacagctgtgaaaaaatgTCTACATAGTGCGACAACCAATGCACATAAAATTTACgatgactgcttggaagccgtaaagttgctcgcaactctagttattattattattattatttttctttctgccaAAACCTCATCGCAGACACAAAAAATCAGGTTTGTAGGTAGGTGGCTATGTGCAGATAACAGGTTAGGCGTCCAatcttgcgcaagtcacatggtttggcagccatattggattttgctaAATTTTTTAAAACGCCTATGCttcggaaaccgcttactctagagttctgaaaattgctatacatgttgagggatagtccttgatgaactgttgttaatatgaagctgattggttatgtggtttggcaaccacatcgattaatgtcataaaaatgttgaattctcaaaattcaaacatcttcttctctgaaaccgcttatccgattgaaacaaaaattggaataaaacatctcagtatggtcctcTATTCCACTTGTTCaaaggaagttgctactgtgaaaatcatggcgtccatgCTGCATGACATCACCACCATACGCAACTGgcataaaactgcctataacttcttatcggctgcaccaaaacgcacaaaatttgacacggatgtagaggaatatggcagcctttggtcacatggtgtgacagccatcttggatttaatgaaaagtgtggacaatattcaaaagaacataagaagaacataagaacataagaaagtttacaaacgagaggaggccattcagcccatcttgctcgtttggttgtcagtagcttattgatcccagattctcatcttcttgaaggatcacagggagtcagcttcaacaacattactggggagttggttccagaccctcacaattctctgtgtaaaaaagtgcctcctattttctgttctgaatgcccctttatctaatctccatttgtgacccctggtccttgtttcttttttcaggtcaaagaagtcccgttctccactcaccgaacacctaaccccgactgcaagaaatgtgcgtctatatatactattatgctgggattcaattactaattaattattcacttgaatcccagcacgtgaattaattctgtgcaaccccgtgctcacatattacatttaaccagcacgtgaagtgatttgtgccctcctcgtgcctaaatacaaatctaccttttaaatcacacgtgaaacacagaccggtttatatcccgtgtaccaatgactatacaccgacatttacacactacacgtaacatacaacacataatatgcacacaggggcggggcacattgccacatatacccccccctgtgcaaagcacacatggcctcaacggccacctccccccttaaaaacccagcagtccaggacaaagtctcgggctgggaagggaggcttccaggggcccacaggtggcaatgttgccagtagccaggctgctactggccatgctgtcagcagacgtgctgacagctcccagactgactccttcagccggggcagtcctggcagcggaaaggctgcttgggggatggtctcctgatctcccctcttcttcgtagccggcagctccggccacagtatcttctgcagcacaagtgctgcagtgggagcaggtctccggacctcccccatgaTTTCCGgaagcgaaactgctgctggggttggtggtctccagacctcctcccccttcttcgtggccgacagctcccctttctggggctccggccaccgtactccctgtggtggaggtacggaaaGCAGAGATAgttcctgctgttctgcttctggcagtggcggaggcagaggcagctcctgctcctctgctcctggaagtggcagaggcagctcctgctcctctgctcctggcggtggtggtggcgaaggcagaggcagctcctgctcctctgctcctggcggtggtggaggcagaggcagctcctgctcctctgctcctggcggtggtggaggcagaggcagctcctgctcctctgctcctagtggaggaagcggtggaggtggcggaggcagaggcagctcctgctgctctgctccttccggtggaggtggcggaggcagaggcagctcctgctgctctgttcctgccggtggaggtggtggaggcagaggcagctctggctgctctgctcctgccggtgtaggtggcggaggcagaggcagctccggctgctctgctcctgccggtgaaggtgggagcagcgtgtagtctcctgccgatggaggtgggagcagcgtgtagtctcccccttttccaggggactgttGCTGCTCTgactctcttgcagggaactggtgcggctccgcctttgacggggaaaccagcaggcattctccctctgctggtggaggtggaaccagcaggcattctccctctgctggcagcttgggtcctagggctgtggaagccccgacttccctctcttcgggctgtggacgcaccgactcctcccttttgggctgtggatgcaccgactcctcccttttgggctgtggacgcaccgactcctcccttttgggctgtggacgcaccgactcctcccttttgggctgtggacgcaccgactcctcccttttgggctgtggacgcaccgactcccccctcttgggctgtggacgttcgggctccccccactcaggcggtggacgttcgggctccccccactcaggcgtaggacgttcgggctcctcccactcaggcgtaggacgttcgggctcctcccactcaggcgtaggacgttcgggctcctcccactcaggcgtaggacggtcgggctcctcccgcttgggctgtggacgttcaggctcctcccgcttgggctgtggacgctcaggctcctcccgctcgggctgtggaccctctggctcctc
Proteins encoded in this region:
- the LOC117424041 gene encoding glyceraldehyde-3-phosphate dehydrogenase-like — protein: MFKYDSTHGPFKGDVKTEGGKLVINGKAVAVFQERDPANIKWGDAGAVYVVESTGVFTTMEKASTHLKGGAMHVIISVPSANAPMFVVGVNHETYDKSLKIVSNASCTTNCLAPLAKVINDNFTIVEGLMTTVHAYTATQKTVDGPSGKLRRDSRGAHQNIIPASTGAANAVSKIIHELNGKLTGMAFRVPTPNVVLLLCI